One stretch of Girardinichthys multiradiatus isolate DD_20200921_A chromosome 2, DD_fGirMul_XY1, whole genome shotgun sequence DNA includes these proteins:
- the dnaja2b gene encoding dnaJ homolog subfamily A member 2b encodes MANVADTRLYDILGVSPSSSENELKKAYRKLAKEYHPDKNPDAGDKFKEISFAYEVLTNPEKKELYDRYGEQGLREGGGGGPGMDDIFSHIFGGGLFGFMGGRGSRSNGGKRRGDDMVHPLKVSLDDLYNGKTTKLQLSKNVLCSSCNGQGGKAGAVQKCVTCRGRGMKIMIRQLAPGMVQQMQSVCTDCNGEGEVINEKDRCRKCEGQKVCKETKLLEVHVDKGMKHGQKITFSGEADQAPGVEPGDIVLVLQEKDHEEFRRDGSDLHMVQRIGLVEALCGFQITITHLDGRQLLVKYPPGKVIEPGCVRVVKGEGMPQYRNPFEKGDLYIKFDVQFPESNWISPEKLNDLENLLPARADNPDIAADAEEVDLAEFDRSQGSGSGGRREAYNDSSDDEGGHHGPGVQCAHQ; translated from the exons ATGGCGAACGTTGCGGACACCAGGCTATACGACATCCTCGGAGTTTCACCTTCTTCCTCTGAAAACGAACTAAAAAAG GCTTATCGCAAATTGGCCAAAGAGTACCATCCTGACAAGAATCCTGATGCTGGCGACAAG TTCAAAGAAATAAGTTTCGCTTATGAGGTGTTGACAAACCCAGAGAAGAAGGAGCTTTATGATCGCTATGGAGAGCAGGGGCTTCGGGAGGGAGGAGGCGGCGGCCCTGGCATGGATGATATCTTCTCTCACATTTTTGGTGGAGGACTCTTCGGGTTCATGGGGGGTCGGGGCAGTCGGAGTAATGGGGGCAAGAGGAGAGGAGATGATATGGTGCACCCTCTGAA AGTTTCCCTCGATGACCTGTACAACGGCAAAACTACAAAACTGCAGCTTAGTAAGAATGTGTTGTGTAGCTCCTGCAACGG TCAAGGGGGCAAGGCAGGAGCGGTACAGAAATGTGTGACATGCAGAGGAAGAGGAATGAAAATCATGATCAGGCAGCTGGCCCCAGGGATGGTTCAGCAAATGCAGTCTGTCTGCACCGACTGCAACGGAGAGG GTGAGGTGATAAATGAGAAGGACCGCTGCAGAAAGTGTGAGGGTCAGAAGGTTTGTAAGGAGACAAAACTTCTGGAGGTTCATGTGGACAAAGGCATGAAGCACGGACAGAAGATCACATTCTCTGGTGAAGCTGACCAAGCACCAGGTGTTGAACCAGGAGACATAGTTCTGGTTCTTCAAGAGAAAGACCATGAG GAATTCCGACGTGATGGCAGCGACCTTCACATGGTCCAGCGCATTGGCCTTGTTGAGGCTCTGTGTGGCTTCCAGATCACCATCACACACTTGGATGGACGTCAGCTGCTGGTCAAATACCCACCTGGCAAAGTCATTGAACCAG GTTGTGTCCGAGTGGTGAAAGGAGAGGGAATGCCCCAATACAGAAATCCATTTGAGAAAGGAGATCTTTACATCAAGTTTGATGTTCAGTTCCCAGAAAGCAACTGGATTAGTCCTGAAAAATTGAAT GACTTGGAGAACCTTCTTCCAGCCCGTGCTGACAATCCCGACATCGCTGCAGATGCTGAAGAAGTTGATCTTGCAGAATTTGACAGAAGTCAAGGTTCTGGCAGTGGAGGCAGGAGAGAGGCGTATAACGATAGTTCTGATGATGAAGGCGGCCATCACGGCCCAGGGGTGCAATGCGCGCACCAGTAG